A genomic region of Catalinimonas niigatensis contains the following coding sequences:
- a CDS encoding plastocyanin/azurin family copper-binding protein has protein sequence MTIKYILITTFIFFISLPKLLAQNTVSDKENEFYKITTVPIPEDIVLEVGGMAFMPDNRLAVTTRRGEIWLIQNPYMKNGKQPQYKKFASGLHEPLGLAYRNGALYTTQRAELTKITDTNQDDRGDKFETIYSWPLSGNYHEYSYGPLFLPNGDMLVTLNLGWIGYGASLVKWRGWMLKITEDGEMTPIATGLRSPAGFGFDMDGEVFYAENQGDWIGSGRITHLEEGDFAGNPAGLKWSGEPLSPLDLKPNQIPDSVGLMHEFAKEVASLKIPTVWFPHTIMGISTSAILTDTTGGKFGPFEGQMLVGDQGHSKIMRVVLEKVNGEYQGACFPFKEGFSSGVLRFAWGTDGSLFVGMTSRGWSSTGKDMYGLQKLSWSGKTPFEIKTMKAMSDGFELEFTEPVQKSVAEDINSYSMTSFNYSYHRSYGSPIIQQQTCPIVAAMVSEDRMKVRLHIDGLRAGYIHEIKANGIRSSKGNSLLHPVGYYTLNNIPEGDSSQPMIASSNTEVTEKDNTISCGWDESKRITEMPSDWNNEADIVINIGTEPGLKFSVKNFEVPAGAKVQLTFTNNDDMLHNLVVAKPGTIEGVSTASMQMGLEGPQKGYIPNSDNIIYHTCILQPETSESIYFVVPKEGDYPYVCTFPGHAQVMRGVMKVTPATTASR, from the coding sequence ATGACAATCAAATATATCCTTATTACTACATTTATTTTCTTTATTTCACTTCCTAAACTTCTTGCCCAGAATACAGTAAGTGACAAAGAAAATGAGTTTTATAAGATCACGACAGTTCCCATCCCTGAAGATATCGTTCTGGAAGTAGGTGGTATGGCTTTCATGCCCGACAATCGTCTTGCAGTTACAACACGTCGTGGAGAAATCTGGTTAATCCAGAACCCTTACATGAAAAACGGCAAGCAACCCCAATACAAAAAATTTGCTTCCGGATTACATGAACCACTGGGTTTAGCTTATCGTAATGGAGCACTCTACACTACACAACGCGCCGAGCTAACCAAGATTACAGATACTAATCAGGATGACCGGGGAGATAAGTTTGAAACCATTTATTCCTGGCCACTTTCAGGTAATTATCATGAGTATTCCTATGGTCCTCTTTTCTTACCAAATGGGGACATGCTGGTAACTTTAAATTTAGGCTGGATAGGTTATGGTGCCAGTTTGGTCAAGTGGAGAGGCTGGATGCTTAAAATTACTGAAGATGGAGAGATGACGCCTATTGCAACCGGTCTGCGTTCTCCGGCTGGATTTGGTTTTGATATGGACGGTGAAGTTTTCTATGCTGAAAACCAGGGAGACTGGATAGGATCAGGAAGGATCACTCATTTAGAAGAAGGTGATTTTGCCGGCAACCCAGCCGGACTCAAATGGTCAGGTGAACCATTATCCCCTCTTGATTTAAAGCCTAACCAAATTCCTGATTCAGTAGGGTTGATGCATGAATTCGCAAAAGAAGTAGCCAGCCTGAAAATTCCTACGGTTTGGTTTCCACACACCATTATGGGTATTTCAACATCCGCTATACTTACTGATACAACTGGTGGAAAATTTGGGCCTTTTGAAGGGCAAATGCTGGTAGGTGATCAGGGACATAGCAAAATCATGAGAGTAGTTTTGGAAAAAGTAAACGGGGAATATCAAGGCGCTTGTTTCCCTTTCAAAGAAGGTTTTTCTTCCGGTGTACTACGTTTTGCATGGGGCACGGATGGTTCTTTATTCGTAGGCATGACAAGTCGTGGATGGTCATCTACCGGAAAAGATATGTACGGATTGCAAAAATTATCATGGTCGGGTAAAACACCGTTTGAAATTAAGACAATGAAAGCCATGAGTGACGGATTTGAACTTGAATTTACTGAACCTGTACAAAAATCAGTGGCAGAAGATATCAATTCATATAGCATGACCAGCTTTAACTATAGTTATCACAGAAGCTATGGTAGCCCCATTATTCAGCAACAAACTTGTCCTATTGTAGCAGCGATGGTATCTGAGGATCGTATGAAAGTAAGGTTGCACATTGATGGGTTAAGGGCAGGCTATATTCATGAAATCAAAGCAAATGGAATTCGTTCTTCTAAGGGAAATTCTTTACTACATCCAGTAGGATATTATACTTTAAATAATATTCCTGAGGGAGACAGTTCCCAACCTATGATTGCCAGTAGCAATACAGAAGTTACCGAAAAAGATAATACGATCAGTTGTGGATGGGATGAATCTAAAAGAATTACCGAAATGCCTTCTGACTGGAACAATGAAGCTGATATTGTCATCAATATTGGTACAGAACCAGGATTGAAGTTCAGCGTCAAAAATTTTGAGGTACCTGCTGGTGCAAAAGTGCAGTTAACTTTTACAAATAATGATGATATGCTTCACAATCTGGTCGTGGCTAAGCCGGGAACCATTGAAGGAGTAAGTACTGCCTCCATGCAAATGGGCTTGGAAGGCCCACAAAAAGGATACATTCCTAACTCAGATAATATTATCTACCATACCTGTATTCTTCAGCCTGAAACCAGCGAAAGTATTTATTTTGTGGTGCCAAAAGAAGGTGACTATCCATATGTCTGTACTTTTCCCGGCCATGCTCAGGTGATGAGAGGCGTGATGAAAGTGACGCCTGCCACCACAGCTTCACGTTAA